A region of Arabidopsis thaliana chromosome 5, partial sequence DNA encodes the following proteins:
- the RTFL18 gene encoding ROTUNDIFOLIA like 18 (ROTUNDIFOLIA like 18 (RTFL18); CONTAINS InterPro DOMAIN/s: DVL (InterPro:IPR012552); BEST Arabidopsis thaliana protein match is: ROTUNDIFOLIA like 19 (TAIR:AT3G02493.1); Has 52 Blast hits to 52 proteins in 10 species: Archae - 0; Bacteria - 0; Metazoa - 0; Fungi - 0; Plants - 52; Viruses - 0; Other Eukaryotes - 0 (source: NCBI BLink).) — protein MEMKRVMMSSAERSKEKKRSISRRLGKYMKEQKGRIYIIRRCMVMLLCSHD, from the coding sequence ATGGAAATGAAGAGGGTCATGATGAGCTCTGCAGAGAgatcaaaggagaagaagagatcaataAGTAGAAGATTGGGGAAGTATATGAAGGAACAAAAGGGAAGGATTTACATCATCAGAAGATGTATGGTCATGCTCCTTTGTTCGCATgattga
- the GEX3 gene encoding gamete-expressed 3 (gamete-expressed 3 (GEX3); CONTAINS InterPro DOMAIN/s: Quinonprotein alcohol dehydrogenase-like (InterPro:IPR011047); Has 1807 Blast hits to 1807 proteins in 277 species: Archae - 0; Bacteria - 0; Metazoa - 736; Fungi - 347; Plants - 385; Viruses - 0; Other Eukaryotes - 339 (source: NCBI BLink).), with amino-acid sequence MVAFRFVYIPLPFFFFFFFFFVFFSGVSQLQDQTATKKSVRILSKILIGDDGRVYACSDNDFFSFESNGSIAWSVHMNFKCNTDFAPVYSGFNQMLLLAENRILRVIFPRNGTKSEPELFFDPGETILGFAVSVSSSSVYITVKNHGLYAYNMFRQQLWIAEPKIERFGYRLGCRKDFDNCTFNSRPVIDSCEGSIYISNNEGELYSLSLRGTYYQWIQDFSLVDRFFTVTPGNNGLVYVVFPIKSLVFALDSFSGDILWQKTIGPLAETSASDPVIDSNSWASIGSLDGTLYSFSRTGDLYKIPKNAETDSVIQIEPLLDCSGYAVYVSQTKFEGMIDRVIEDYTYVSAKKPETAVFSLVVPETRSIYWSQSYSDQIPGLLLDEDLQHFVLDERIALAFVAASSSGNPFRCRSKHEKLSSSCSFAEPEHLDIYIGNERAIIWFLLFEFVIMVLFAALVRFCFIFWKKKKLQDRPFSTFLDKRRLLHRKSREIDKTITRLQNESTANESAVDKIGDLIQKRENVKRKLSSTYSLGRDIDESKSKLKDYVLPLYGGSSRSFSYRNRENESITIFQTPSDESSSEESYRDEHYDDVADDEHDEDDLDRKQKGKLLAHSEGSSNDGDGIASSRRSIYLKHIFDD; translated from the exons ATGGTGGCTTTTAGATTCGTTTATATCCCCttacccttcttcttcttcttcttcttcttcttcgtcttcttctccggaGTCTCTCAATTACAAG ACCAAACTGCGACTAAGAAATCTGTTCGAATCCTCTCGAAGATACTCATTGGCGATGACGGCAGAGTCTACGCTTGCTCAGACAACgacttcttctccttcgaGTCTAACGGATCAATCGCTTGGTCGGTACACATGAATTTCAAATGTAACACCGATTTTGCCCCGGTTTACTCTGGTTTCAACCAG atgCTTCTTCTTGCAGAAAATCGTATCCTGAGAGTCATTTTTCCAAGAAACGGAACCAAATCTGAACCGGAATTGTTCTTCGATCCTGGTGAAACGATTCTCGGTTTCGCGGTTAGCGTATCGAGTTCTTCCGTGTACATCACGGTTAAGAATCACGGTCTCTACGCTTATAATATGTTTCGGCAGCAACTCTGGATTGCAGAGCCTAAAATCGAACGATTCGGGTACCGACTAGGTTGTCGAAAAGATTTTGATAATTGTACATTCAATTCTCGACCAGTGATTGATTCTTGCGAAGGAAGCATCTAT ATTTCAAACAATGAAGGAGAACTCTACTCGTTATCTCTCCGTGGCACTTACTACCAATGGATTCAAGATTTTAGTCTAGTGGATCGATTCTTCACTGTTACACCGGGGAATAACGGTCTAGTCTACGTCGTTTTTCCTATCAAATCACTCGTTTTCGCATTAGATTCGTTTTCCGGCGACATTCTATGGCAAAAAACCATTGGTCCATTGGCAGAAACTTCTGCTTCAGACCCTGTCATAGACTCAAACA GTTGGGCATCGATTGGTTCACTAGATGGGACATTGTACTCGTTCTCAAGAACAGGGGACCTTTATAAGATACCTAAAAATGCAGAAACAGATTCAGTGATCCAAATAGAGCCATTACTCGATTGTTCGGGCTATGCGGTTTATGTTTCTCAGACTAAATTCGAAGGAATGATCGATCGTGTCATTGAGGATTACACTTATGTGTCGGCCAAGAAACCAGAAACAGCGGTGTTTTCACTTGTAGTCCCAGAGACAAGATCTATCTACTGGTCTCAGAGTTATTCTG ATCAAATTCCGGGTTTGTTATTAGACGAAGATCTACAACATTTTGTGTTGGACGAGAGGATTGCTCTTGCGTTTGTTGCAGCCTCTAGTTCTGGAAATCCATTTCGATGTCGTTCTAAACACGAAAAGCTGTCATCTAGTTGTTCATTTGCAGAACCAGAGCATCTTGATATCTACATTG ggaACGAAAGAGCGATCATTTGGTTTTTACTGTTCGAGTTTGTGATTATGGTCCTCTTTGCGGCTCTTGTGAGGTTCTGTTTTATATtctggaagaaaaagaagcttcaAGATCGTCCCTTCAGTACTTTCTTGGACAAGCGA CGTTTGCTACACAGGAAGAGTAGAGAAATTGATAAAACGATAACGAGACTTCAAAACGAATCAACGGCCAATGAATCCGCGGTTGATAAAATCGGTGATTTGATTCAAAAGAGGGAAAACGTGAAAAGGAAACTCTCGTCGACCTATAGTCTTGGGAGAGACATAGATGAGTCCAAGTCTAAGTTAAAAGATTATGTTCTTCCCTTGTACGGAGGAAGTTCTAGAAGCTTCTCTTACCGAAATAGGGAAAATGAGAGTATTACGATTTTTCAAACACCAAGCGATGAGTCATCCTCAGAAGAGAGCTATAGGGACGAACATTATGATGATGTAGCTGATGATGAACATGATGAAGATGACTTGGACCGTAAGCAAAAGGGAAAGTTGCTTGCTCATTCAGAGGGTTCTTCCAATGATGGTGATGGTATTGCAAGCAGTAGAAGAAGCATATATTTGAAGCATATCTTTGACGACTAA
- the NIK1 gene encoding NSP-interacting kinase 1 (NSP-interacting kinase 1 (NIK1); FUNCTIONS IN: kinase activity; INVOLVED IN: protein amino acid phosphorylation; LOCATED IN: plasma membrane; EXPRESSED IN: 23 plant structures; EXPRESSED DURING: 13 growth stages; CONTAINS InterPro DOMAIN/s: Protein kinase, ATP binding site (InterPro:IPR017441), Protein kinase, catalytic domain (InterPro:IPR000719), Leucine-rich repeat-containing N-terminal domain, type 2 (InterPro:IPR013210), Leucine-rich repeat (InterPro:IPR001611), Serine/threonine-protein kinase-like domain (InterPro:IPR017442), Protein kinase-like domain (InterPro:IPR011009), Serine/threonine-protein kinase, active site (InterPro:IPR008271); BEST Arabidopsis thaliana protein match is: NSP-interacting kinase 2 (TAIR:AT3G25560.1); Has 1807 Blast hits to 1807 proteins in 277 species: Archae - 0; Bacteria - 0; Metazoa - 736; Fungi - 347; Plants - 385; Viruses - 0; Other Eukaryotes - 339 (source: NCBI BLink).), with the protein MESTIVMMMMITRSFFCFLGFLCLLCSSVHGLLSPKGVNFEVQALMDIKASLHDPHGVLDNWDRDAVDPCSWTMVTCSSENFVIGLGTPSQNLSGTLSPSITNLTNLRIVLLQNNNIKGKIPAEIGRLTRLETLDLSDNFFHGEIPFSVGYLQSLQYLRLNNNSLSGVFPLSLSNMTQLAFLDLSYNNLSGPVPRFAAKTFSIVGNPLICPTGTEPDCNGTTLIPMSMNLNQTGVPLYAGGSRNHKMAIAVGSSVGTVSLIFIAVGLFLWWRQRHNQNTFFDVKDGNHHEEVSLGNLRRFGFRELQIATNNFSSKNLLGKGGYGNVYKGILGDSTVVAVKRLKDGGALGGEIQFQTEVEMISLAVHRNLLRLYGFCITQTEKLLVYPYMSNGSVASRMKAKPVLDWSIRKRIAIGAARGLVYLHEQCDPKIIHRDVKAANILLDDYCEAVVGDFGLAKLLDHQDSHVTTAVRGTVGHIAPEYLSTGQSSEKTDVFGFGILLLELVTGQRAFEFGKAANQKGVMLDWVKKIHQEKKLELLVDKELLKKKSYDEIELDEMVRVALLCTQYLPGHRPKMSEVVRMLEGDGLAEKWEASQRSDSVSKCSNRINELMSSSDRYSDLTDDSSLLVQAMELSGPR; encoded by the exons ATGGAGAGTACTAttgttatgatgatgatgataacaagatctttcttttgcttcttggGATTTTTATGCCTTCTCTGCTCTTCTGTTCACGGATTGCTTTCTCCTAAAGGTGTTAACTTTGAAG TGCAAGCTTTGATGGACATAAAAGCTTCATTACATGATCCTCATGGTGTTCTTGATAACTGGGATAGAGATGCTGTTGATCCTTGTAGTTGGACAATGGTCACTTGTTCTTCTGAAAACTTTGTCATTGGCTT AGGCACACCAAGTCAGAATTTATCTGGTACACTATCTCCAAGCATTACCAACTTAACAAATCTTCGGATTGT GCTGTTGCAGaacaacaacataaaaggaaaaattccTGCTGAGATTGGTCGGCTTACGAGGCTTGAGACTCTTGATCTTTCTGATAATTTCTTCCACGGTGAAATTCCTTTTTCAGTAGGCTATCTACAAAGCCTGCAATATCT GAGGCTTAACAACAATTCTCTCTCTGGAGTGTTTCCTCTGTCACTATCTAATATGACTCAACTTGCCTTTCT tGATTTATCATACAACAATCTTAGTGGTCCTGTTCCAAGATTTGCTGCAAAGACGTTTAG CATCGTTGGGAACCCGCTGATATGTCCAACGGGTACCGAACCAGACTGCAATGGAACAACATTGATACCTATGTCTATGAACTTGAATCAAACTGGAG ttCCTTTATACGCCGGTGGATCGAGGAATCACAAAATGGCAATCGCTGTTGGATCCAGCGTTGGGACTGTATCATTAATCTTCATTGCTGTTGGTTTGTTTCTCTGGTGGAGACAAAGacataaccaaaacacattcTTTGATGTTAAAG ATGGGAATCATCATGAGGAAGTTTCACTTGGAAACCTGAGGAGATTTGGTTTCAGGGAGCTTCAGATTGCGACCAATAACTTCAGCAGTAAGAACTTATTGGGGAAAGGTGGCTATGGAAATGTATACAAAGGAATACTTGGAGATAGTACAGTGGTTGCAGTGAAAAGGCTTAAAGATGGAGGAGCATTGGGAGGAGAGATTCAGTTTCAGACAGAAGTTGAAATGATCAGTTTAGCTGTTCATCGAAATCTCTTAAGACTCTACGGTTTCTGCATCACACAAACTGAGAAGCTTCTAGTTTATCCTTATATGTCTAATGGAAGCGTTGCATCTCGAATGAAAGCAAAACCTGTTCTTGACTGGAGCATAAGGAAGAGGATAGCCATAGGAGCTGCAAGAGGGCTTGTGTATCTCCATGAGCAATGTGATCCGAAGATTATCCACCGCGATGTCAAAGCAGCGAATATACTTCTTGATGACTACTGTGAAGCTGTGGTTGGCGATTTTGGTTTAGCTAAACTCTTGGATCATCAAGATTCTCATGTGACAACCGCGGTTAGAGGCACGGTGGGTCACATTGCTCCAGAGTATCTCTCAACTGGTCAATCCTCTGAGAAAACAGATGTTTTTGGCTTCgggattcttcttcttgagctTGTAACCGGACAAAGAGCTTTTGAGTTTGGTAAAGCGGCTAACCAGAAAGGTGTGATGCTTGATTGGGTTAAAAAGATTCATCAAGAGAAGAAACTTGAGCTACTTGTGGATAAAgagttgttgaagaagaagagctacGATGAGATTGAGTTAGACGAAATGGTAAGAGTAGCTTTGTTGTGCACACAGTACCTGCCAGGACATAGACCAAAAATGTCTGAAGTTGTTCGAATGCTGGAAGGAGATGGACTTGCAGAGAAATGGGAAGCTTCTCAAAGATCAGACAGTGTTTCAAAATGTAGCAACAGGATAAATGAATTGATGTCATCTTCAGACAGATACTCTGATCTTACCGATGACTCTAGTTTACTTGTGCAAGCAATGGAGCTCTCTGGTCCTAGATGA
- a CDS encoding mental retardation GTPase activating protein translates to MALRGDEHEFMNLREWDRRARLIRENPSSRRFSASYIGSFREDHHKSSFRTTNFNNISSTASSPGYTLKEEIDPSTYSFTNALKALQAKTMYNNREWLAQEGFALNSKWNEAEKYICNPLSGEVPMECLSAKTLSARSFRNLSTMSAPLHFPSPNPLMNNIAQNKPNNNPNVRVIHEDLYAPDPELLALAEKKVVGMKRDVGIQSTTSVDLSSGSPSPAKTPPIMERSLKRHVEADDWPVDINLKVKGQQQVYIISI, encoded by the exons ATGGCTTTGCGAGGAGATGAGCATGAGTTTATGAACTTAAGAGAATGGGATCGAAGAGCTCGATTAATCCGCGAAAACCCGAGTTCAAGAAGATTCTCAGCTTCATACATTGGAAGCTTCCGAGAAGATCACCACAAGTCTTCTTTTAGAACAACAAACTTCAACAACATCTCTAGTACTGCCTCTTCTCCTGGCTACACTCTCAAAG AAGAGATTGACCCATCAACATATTCCTTCACCAATGCACTCAAAG CATTACAAGCAAAGACAATGTACAATAACAGGGAATGGTTAGCACAAGAAGGGTTTGCATTGAATTCGAAGTGGAACGAAGCAGAGAAATATATCTGCAATCCATTGTCTGGAGAAGTACCAATGGAGTGTTTGTCTGCTAAAACATTAAGTGCAAGATCCTTCAGAAACTTATCAACCATGTCTGCTCCTCTTCACTTCCCTAGTCCCAATCCATTGATGAATAATATTGctcaaaacaaaccaaataataatCCTAACGTTAGAGTCATTCACGAGGATCTTTATGCTCCTGATCCTGAACTTCTTGCTCTAG CGGAAAAGAAAGTTGTGGGGATGAAGCGAGATGTGGGCATACAGAGTACGACGTCGGTGGATCTTAGCTCCGGTAGCCCTAGTCCGGCAAAAACGCCTCCGATTATGGAAAGGTCGTTAAAACGACACGTGGAAGCTGATGATTGGCCAGTGGATATCAATCTCAAAGTGAAAGGTCAACAACaggtatatataatatcaataTAA
- a CDS encoding mental retardation GTPase activating protein (unknown protein; BEST Arabidopsis thaliana protein match is: unknown protein (TAIR:AT3G02500.1); Has 30201 Blast hits to 17322 proteins in 780 species: Archae - 12; Bacteria - 1396; Metazoa - 17338; Fungi - 3422; Plants - 5037; Viruses - 0; Other Eukaryotes - 2996 (source: NCBI BLink).) has protein sequence MALRGDEHEFMNLREWDRRARLIRENPSSRRFSASYIGSFREDHHKSSFRTTNFNNISSTASSPGYTLKEEIDPSTYSFTNALKALQAKTMYNNREWLAQEGFALNSKWNEAEKYICNPLSGEVPMECLSAKTLSARSFRNLSTMSAPLHFPSPNPLMNNIAQNKPNNNPNVRVIHEDLYAPDPELLALAEKKVVGMKRDVGIQSTTSVDLSSGSPSPAKTPPIMERSLKRHVEADDWPVDINLKVKGQQQDVKLEEKEKEEEKQDMSNEEDEEEEEEEKQDMSEEDDKEEEDEQEEEEKTKKKKRGPGCFSWVRSRQRQARKSKYIFPICVPHLVKGC, from the exons ATGGCTTTGCGAGGAGATGAGCATGAGTTTATGAACTTAAGAGAATGGGATCGAAGAGCTCGATTAATCCGCGAAAACCCGAGTTCAAGAAGATTCTCAGCTTCATACATTGGAAGCTTCCGAGAAGATCACCACAAGTCTTCTTTTAGAACAACAAACTTCAACAACATCTCTAGTACTGCCTCTTCTCCTGGCTACACTCTCAAAG AAGAGATTGACCCATCAACATATTCCTTCACCAATGCACTCAAAG CATTACAAGCAAAGACAATGTACAATAACAGGGAATGGTTAGCACAAGAAGGGTTTGCATTGAATTCGAAGTGGAACGAAGCAGAGAAATATATCTGCAATCCATTGTCTGGAGAAGTACCAATGGAGTGTTTGTCTGCTAAAACATTAAGTGCAAGATCCTTCAGAAACTTATCAACCATGTCTGCTCCTCTTCACTTCCCTAGTCCCAATCCATTGATGAATAATATTGctcaaaacaaaccaaataataatCCTAACGTTAGAGTCATTCACGAGGATCTTTATGCTCCTGATCCTGAACTTCTTGCTCTAG CGGAAAAGAAAGTTGTGGGGATGAAGCGAGATGTGGGCATACAGAGTACGACGTCGGTGGATCTTAGCTCCGGTAGCCCTAGTCCGGCAAAAACGCCTCCGATTATGGAAAGGTCGTTAAAACGACACGTGGAAGCTGATGATTGGCCAGTGGATATCAATCTCAAAGTGAAAGGTCAACAACag GATGTGAAgttggaagagaaagaaaaagaagaagagaagcaagatATGAgcaacgaagaagatgaagaagaagaagaagaagagaagcaagatatgagtgaagaagatgataaagaagaagaagacgaacaagaagaagaagagaagaccaagaagaagaagagaggaccTGGATGTTTCTCATGGGTGAGATCAAGACAAAGACAAGCAAGAAAATCAAAGTATATCTTCCCTATTTGTGTTCCTCATCTTGTCAAAGGTTGTTGA
- a CDS encoding 3-oxo-5-alpha-steroid 4-dehydrogenase family protein (3-oxo-5-alpha-steroid 4-dehydrogenase family protein; FUNCTIONS IN: oxidoreductase activity, acting on the CH-CH group of donors, 3-oxo-5-alpha-steroid 4-dehydrogenase activity; INVOLVED IN: lipid metabolic process; LOCATED IN: chloroplast, chloroplast envelope; EXPRESSED IN: 23 plant structures; EXPRESSED DURING: 15 growth stages; CONTAINS InterPro DOMAIN/s: 3-oxo-5-alpha-steroid 4-dehydrogenase, C-terminal (InterPro:IPR001104); BEST Arabidopsis thaliana protein match is: 3-oxo-5-alpha-steroid 4-dehydrogenase family protein (TAIR:AT3G55360.1); Has 1807 Blast hits to 1807 proteins in 277 species: Archae - 0; Bacteria - 0; Metazoa - 736; Fungi - 347; Plants - 385; Viruses - 0; Other Eukaryotes - 339 (source: NCBI BLink).), translating into MEMVTSFVYPPPPSILLNCMSVVGVAALANIGWSEIRGNHLKYSKFGVSSSSPQPQKERFGSISSRNGMLLLYTPAFLAAASSFFVVPSDDLRFLLLKSALALHFFKRVFEVLFIHKYSGGMAIDSALTISSSYFSSTALMLYSQNLTLGLTEPSFDMKLAGVVMFVVGIVGNLYHHVLLAKLRKEDGKKEYKIPKGGLFDIIICPHYLFEILVFWSFFLISQTIYSFSFAMGTMLYLIGRSYATRTWYLSKFDDFPKHIKALIPFVF; encoded by the exons atggaaatggTGACAAGTTTTGTATATCCACCACCTCCATCAATATTGCTCAATTGTATGAGCGTCGTTGGTGTAGCTGCTCTGGCCAATATCGGTTGGTCTGAAATCAGAGGAAATCATCTCAAATACTCCAAATTCGGcgtatcatcatcatcaccacaacCACAGAAGGAGCGATTCGGCAGCATCTCAAGCCGAAATGGAATGCTTTTGCTATACACACCTGCGTTTCTAGCAGCTGCGTCTTCTTTCTTCGTCGTACCTTCTGATGATctcaggtttcttcttctcaaatccGCACTTGCCCTCCATTTCTTCAAGAGGGTATTCGAG gTTCTGTTCATACATAAATACAGTGGAGGGATGGCTATAGACTCAGCTCTCACCATAAGTAGCAGCTATTTCTCATCCACAGCATTGATGTTATACAGTCAAAATCTCACCTTGGGACTTACCGAGCCGAGTTTCGATATGAAACTCGCCGGAGTTGTGATGTTTGTGGTGGGAATTGTTGGGAATCTGTATCACCATGTTTTGCTGGCTAAGCTAAGGAAAGAAGATGGGAAGAAAGAGTACAAGATACCAAAAGGAGGTCTCTTTGATATAATCATATGCCCTCACTATCTATTTGAGATCCTTGTGTTTTGGagcttctttctcatctctcagaccatttattcattttctttcgCTATGGGAACAATGCTCTATCTCATTGGTCGGAGTTATGCTACAAGAACTTGGTATCTTTCCAAGTTTGATGACTTCCCCAAGCATATCAAGGCTCTCATTCCCTTTGTATTCtag
- a CDS encoding mental retardation GTPase activating protein (unknown protein; FUNCTIONS IN: molecular_function unknown; INVOLVED IN: biological_process unknown; LOCATED IN: cellular_component unknown; EXPRESSED IN: 20 plant structures; EXPRESSED DURING: 13 growth stages; BEST Arabidopsis thaliana protein match is: unknown protein (TAIR:AT3G02500.1); Has 30201 Blast hits to 17322 proteins in 780 species: Archae - 12; Bacteria - 1396; Metazoa - 17338; Fungi - 3422; Plants - 5037; Viruses - 0; Other Eukaryotes - 2996 (source: NCBI BLink).) → MALRGDEHEFMNLREWDRRARLIRENPSSRRFSASYIGSFREDHHKSSFRTTNFNNISSTASSPGYTLKEEIDPSTYSFTNALKALQAKTMYNNREWLAQEGFALNSKWNEAEKYICNPLSGEVPMECLSAKTLSARSFRNLSTMSAPLHFPSPNPLMNNIAQNKPNNNPNVRVIHEDLYAPDPELLALVNYGGVFLAEKKVVGMKRDVGIQSTTSVDLSSGSPSPAKTPPIMERSLKRHVEADDWPVDINLKVKGQQQDVKLEEKEKEEEKQDMSNEEDEEEEEEEKQDMSEEDDKEEEDEQEEEEKTKKKKRGPGCFSWVRSRQRQARKSKYIFPICVPHLVKGC, encoded by the exons ATGGCTTTGCGAGGAGATGAGCATGAGTTTATGAACTTAAGAGAATGGGATCGAAGAGCTCGATTAATCCGCGAAAACCCGAGTTCAAGAAGATTCTCAGCTTCATACATTGGAAGCTTCCGAGAAGATCACCACAAGTCTTCTTTTAGAACAACAAACTTCAACAACATCTCTAGTACTGCCTCTTCTCCTGGCTACACTCTCAAAG AAGAGATTGACCCATCAACATATTCCTTCACCAATGCACTCAAAG CATTACAAGCAAAGACAATGTACAATAACAGGGAATGGTTAGCACAAGAAGGGTTTGCATTGAATTCGAAGTGGAACGAAGCAGAGAAATATATCTGCAATCCATTGTCTGGAGAAGTACCAATGGAGTGTTTGTCTGCTAAAACATTAAGTGCAAGATCCTTCAGAAACTTATCAACCATGTCTGCTCCTCTTCACTTCCCTAGTCCCAATCCATTGATGAATAATATTGctcaaaacaaaccaaataataatCCTAACGTTAGAGTCATTCACGAGGATCTTTATGCTCCTGATCCTGAACTTCTTGCTCTAG TAAATTATGGGGGGGTGTTTTTAGCGGAAAAGAAAGTTGTGGGGATGAAGCGAGATGTGGGCATACAGAGTACGACGTCGGTGGATCTTAGCTCCGGTAGCCCTAGTCCGGCAAAAACGCCTCCGATTATGGAAAGGTCGTTAAAACGACACGTGGAAGCTGATGATTGGCCAGTGGATATCAATCTCAAAGTGAAAGGTCAACAACag GATGTGAAgttggaagagaaagaaaaagaagaagagaagcaagatATGAgcaacgaagaagatgaagaagaagaagaagaagagaagcaagatatgagtgaagaagatgataaagaagaagaagacgaacaagaagaagaagagaagaccaagaagaagaagagaggaccTGGATGTTTCTCATGGGTGAGATCAAGACAAAGACAAGCAAGAAAATCAAAGTATATCTTCCCTATTTGTGTTCCTCATCTTGTCAAAGGTTGTTGA